The Triticum dicoccoides isolate Atlit2015 ecotype Zavitan chromosome 6A, WEW_v2.0, whole genome shotgun sequence genome has a window encoding:
- the LOC119314759 gene encoding uncharacterized protein LOC119314759 isoform X1 produces the protein METEMEVEAEAEWIGGLDEMEAGTAVKGVVLPEHAADLDEMEADADADAGGGATATTEEKECWEYVAEWEYEQALTFRDSWIALLCSLSKELDVGFVLGNDRSYPSYLLCWVPQPLRLR, from the exons atggagacggagatggaggtggaggcggaggcggagtggATCGGCGGCCTGGACGAGATGGAGGCGGGGACCGCGGTGAAGGGGGTCGTCCTCCCAGAGCACGCCGCCGACCTCGACgagatggaggccgacgccgacgccgacgccggggGCGGAGCGACAGCAACGACTGAGGAGAAGGAGTGCTGGGAGTACGTGGCAGAGTGGGAGTACGAGCAGGCCCTCACCTTCCGCGATAGCTGGATTGCTCTGCTCTGCTCTTTGTCTAAGGAGCTTGATGTTG GATTCGTGCTTGGTAATGACAGGTCCTACCCGTCCTATTTGTTATGTTGGGTGCCGCAACCTTTGAGATTGCGCTAA
- the LOC119314759 gene encoding uncharacterized protein LOC119314759 isoform X2 yields the protein METEMEVEAEAEWIGGLDEMEAGTAVKGVVLPEHAADLDEMEADADADAGGGATATTEEKECWEYVAEWEYEQALTFRDSWIALLCSLSKELDVVWPAQLFL from the coding sequence atggagacggagatggaggtggaggcggaggcggagtggATCGGCGGCCTGGACGAGATGGAGGCGGGGACCGCGGTGAAGGGGGTCGTCCTCCCAGAGCACGCCGCCGACCTCGACgagatggaggccgacgccgacgccgacgccggggGCGGAGCGACAGCAACGACTGAGGAGAAGGAGTGCTGGGAGTACGTGGCAGAGTGGGAGTACGAGCAGGCCCTCACCTTCCGCGATAGCTGGATTGCTCTGCTCTGCTCTTTGTCTAAGGAGCTTGATGTTG
- the LOC119318621 gene encoding uncharacterized protein LOC119318621 has product MLKDIGKFPEVDVIVKSAKQICRFFYNHNNLHDSMRKNVGGELIKPNATRFGTVFMFLESYLEKKDKFRKWMVSDDWKNSIWKNDADHVFAEELLSSNMWWTALEWVLDLLEPLYVALRYADTQKKCTLSGFKKTMMTAIQKMSSHLGGGSQMLDRVMSKVSPRMEDMQNETLMVAAAVLDPFTHYRVNLSNLPEYASALTDVIEKIADPESALLAINEISTYRECRGRFRHSLARSSAERMAPTEWWFQFGGEVPNLQKWALRIVSQCVSSSGCERNWTAFALVHTKQRNRLLYCKLHKSVSVRYNLKLRAEEDEDIVKLSYREKEIDPCAVMMDTVMHDESNPMMEWLNEDEEHIVLDGSDAATAVLEEIRRLNSRRKASHLGRKEISRKGKRVREDEEDEFISSEDDDEANGSMDIDDGDDGQEEDDESDGEGLPRQAEKDARSQVNDIEVTRDENMVNRRSGRQAKKVKDVNSLYY; this is encoded by the exons ATGCTTAAAGACATAGGTAAGTTTCCTGAGGTTGATGTGATAGTCAAAAGTGCCAAGCAAATCTGTAGGTTTTTTTATAATCACAACAACCTACATGATAGCATGAGGAAGAACGTTGGTGGTGAGCTGATTAAACCGAATGCCACCCGGTTTGGAACTGTGTTTATGTTCCTTGAGAGTTATTTGGAGAAGAAAGATAAATTTAGGAAATGGATGGTGTCCGACGACTGGAAGAACAGTATTTGGAAGAATGATGCGGACCATGTGTTTGCTGAAGAGTTGCTATCCAGTAACATGTGGTGGACAGCCTTAGAATGGGTTCTTGATTTGCTTGAGCCACTCTATGTAGCCCTCAGATATGCTGATACACAAAAGAAATGTACTCTATCTGGTTTCAAGAAGACTATGATGACAGCCATACAAAAGATGAGTTCTCATCTTGGTGGTGGGTCACAGATGTTAGATAGAGTCATGAGCAAGGTGTCCCCGAGGATGGAAGATATGCAAAATGAGACACTAATGGTTGCAG CTGCTGTCCTTGATCCGTTCACACATTATCGGGTGAATTTGAGCAACCTTCCAGAATATGCTTCTGCACTAACGGATGTCATCGAGAAGATAGCAGACCCTGAGAGCGCTCTTTTGGCTATCAATGAAATCAGCACTTATAGGGAATGTCGTGGGAGGTTTAGGCATAGTTTGGCACGCTCTTCCGCAGAAAGAATGGCACCAA CTGAGTGGTGGTTCCAGTTTGGAGGGGAAGTTCCTAATTTGCAGAAGTGGGCATTGAGAATTGTTTCACAGTGTGTCTCTTCAAGTGGCTGTGAGAGGAATTGGACTGCTTTTGCCTTGGTCCACACGAAGCAAAGAAATCGCCTTCTATACTGCAAGCTTCACAAAAGTGTTTCTGTACGCTACAACCTGAAG TTACgtgctgaagaagatgaagatatTGTGAAGCTGAGTTATAGGGAGAAGGAAATTGATCCATGTGCAGTGATGATGGATACAGTTATGCATGACGAATCAAACCCAATGATGGAGTGGCTGAACGAGGATGAAGAGCATATAGTCCTTGATGGATCTGATGCTGCTACTGCTGTGTTGGAGGAAATACGTCGCCTTAACTCAAGGAGGAAAGCCTCTCATCTTGGAAGGAAGGAAATTAGCAGGAAAGGAAAGAGGGTAcgtgaagatgaggaggatgaGTTCATTAGcagtgaggatgatgatgaagcGAATGGATCCATGGAcattgatgatggtgatgatggccaagaagaggatgatgaatctGATGGAGAAGGTTTGCCAAGACAAGCTGAAAAAGATGCACGAAGCCAAGTGAATGATATTGAGGTAACAAGGGATGAAAATATGGTGAATCGTAGATCTGGACGGCAAGCCAAGAAGGTCAAGGACGTCAACTCCCTTTACTATTAG